The genome window TTTGCGCTTCAAAAATAGCTTTTAGCTTAGTTTGCTGCTCATCTGTTAAGCTTAATTTTTCAACGCCGCGCTCAGAAAGTAAAAAGCGAGCTTGAGAATGGCCTTGTTTATGTCCGTCGCCTTTAGCTAATACGCTACCAGCACCAAGCGTTGCTGTTGCTAAGCCACAGATAAGTACTAATTTTGAAAGTGTGTTTAATTTAGTCATAATCATTACCTTAATATTGAATTGGTTGGTTGAGCGATTGTGGCTGCTAAGCCAGTGAGTTAACTATACCTAACTCAATGCAAAGTAACGCAAAGCAGTGTAAAGGTTGTGTAAAGATTCACCTTTGCACTATTTAGCGGGTAAAATAACGCTATAAACAACTCTAAGGGTTTGTAAATGAAACTATTAATGATTGATGACGATACTGGTCTTTGCGAGCTATTAAGTGAATATTTAACTGCCCAAGGGTTTGAAATACAAAGCGTACACGACGGTGAGCAGGGCCTTAAACTAGCACAAGCAAATGACTACGCCCTTATATTGCTAGATGTAATGTTACCAACGCTTGATGGTTTTGAAGTGCTTAAACAACTTAGGCAAACAAAACTCACACCGGTAATAATGCTTACTGCAAAAGGTGAAGACTTTGACCGTATTTTTGGCCTAGAGCTAGGCGCTGATGATTACATTCCAAAGCCTTTTAATCATCGTGAATTACTAGCCCGCGTAAAAGCAATAACACGCCGTATTGAGCACATTAATAGCTTAAATGCAGCTACAACGAGTAAGTTACTCGTTAATGGTATTACTGTTAACCTTGCTGCGCGAGAGGCCTCAATCGACGGCTCTACACTGACTCTTACTGGTACAGAGTACGAAATACTCACGCTATTGTGTAAAAATGCAGGCGAAGTGGTTAGTAAAGAGCAAATTAGCGAAGAAGTGCTAGGCAGGCGCTTAGCTTCTTTTGATCGCTCTATCGATATGCATGTAAGTAATATCCGTAAAAAAATAGCTGAGCATATTCCAGGTGAGCGAATTAAAACAATGCGAGGTACGGGCTATGTCTTTATCCAAGGCGAATAAAAGCACTTACTTTGCTTGGTTAAAACACCCTGGGCACTACCTGTTTTTTAAAGTATTTATTTGGTTTTGGTTAACTATAATCGGCACCGTAGCAGCGCTTATATTTTTAAGTAATATAACCGCTATTAATGCGGTATCTAACGAGCCACTTTATGGCCCGATGAAAAAAAACCTAATATACACCGCCAAAAGTATTGAGCGTACTGCCATTAAACATAAGCGCAGCCTAAGTGAAGTATTAGTACACCCTCGCCTATCAAAGCGTAAACTTTTATACTTAAGCGCAGCTCAAAGCGAGGACTCTCTTAGTAGTAAAGAGGTGCCAGAGAGCATCGATTTAAGTTTATTAAATTTCACTCAAAATATGTCACCGCAAATTATTTTCACTGAAAAATATCAAGCCTTCGGCCCTGTTAATATAAACGTGCCTGAAGGGAGTTTTTATCTTTACGAAATAGATATTAACCATCAACCACCGCTAATAATGCGCTTTAAGCTTATGCCTAATTGGATGAAAATAGTCATCGCAATTGTTGCATCTCTCATTTTAAGCTTTGTATTTAGCCGTAACTTAATAGCCCCTATAAATAGCCTTAAAAAAGCGGCAATTAAACTATCAGCGGGTAACCTAAGCGCAAGAGCCGACATTTCTGTAAACCGAAAAGATGAGCTAGGAATACTAGGGCGAGATTTTAACAGCATGGCTAATCAGTTAGAGCTTTTAATCAGCTCACAAAAACGCTTATTAGCCGACATATCACATGAATTACGATCGCCTCTTACACGTTTAAAAATGGCTACCGGACTTGCACAAATGCAAGCTAACGACGCTAGCCAATCGTATTTATTACGCATAGAAAAAGAAGCAAACCAACTCGATAAGATGATTGCCGACGTGCTGCAAGTTTCTCGCTTAGAAGCAAAAAGCCAAGCGCTTTCACTGCAAAAACAATCATTACAAATAATTGTAGATCACGTTATTAATGATGCGCAGTTTGAAGCAAAACAAAATAATAAGCAGCTAAATATAGTGGGCGCTGTAGACGTAAATATTAATTGCGACGAAGGCCTTATTGCCAGTGCGCTTGAAAACCTATTGCGCAACGCTATTAAATACGCAAATAATACAATTAGCATTACTCTAAAGCATGCTGATGCCATTTATATAGAAATATGTGACGATGGCTCTG of Pseudoalteromonas arctica A 37-1-2 contains these proteins:
- a CDS encoding response regulator is translated as MKLLMIDDDTGLCELLSEYLTAQGFEIQSVHDGEQGLKLAQANDYALILLDVMLPTLDGFEVLKQLRQTKLTPVIMLTAKGEDFDRIFGLELGADDYIPKPFNHRELLARVKAITRRIEHINSLNAATTSKLLVNGITVNLAAREASIDGSTLTLTGTEYEILTLLCKNAGEVVSKEQISEEVLGRRLASFDRSIDMHVSNIRKKIAEHIPGERIKTMRGTGYVFIQGE
- a CDS encoding ATP-binding protein, encoding MSLSKANKSTYFAWLKHPGHYLFFKVFIWFWLTIIGTVAALIFLSNITAINAVSNEPLYGPMKKNLIYTAKSIERTAIKHKRSLSEVLVHPRLSKRKLLYLSAAQSEDSLSSKEVPESIDLSLLNFTQNMSPQIIFTEKYQAFGPVNINVPEGSFYLYEIDINHQPPLIMRFKLMPNWMKIVIAIVASLILSFVFSRNLIAPINSLKKAAIKLSAGNLSARADISVNRKDELGILGRDFNSMANQLELLISSQKRLLADISHELRSPLTRLKMATGLAQMQANDASQSYLLRIEKEANQLDKMIADVLQVSRLEAKSQALSLQKQSLQIIVDHVINDAQFEAKQNNKQLNIVGAVDVNINCDEGLIASALENLLRNAIKYANNTISITLKHADAIYIEICDDGSGVPDDQLSKLCEPFFRQSDARDRVSGGTGLGLAIAKNAITAHGGSLVLSNKEQGGLCANITLPLIKE